The proteins below are encoded in one region of Ereboglobus luteus:
- the lysS gene encoding lysine--tRNA ligase codes for MSDIPTDISHDQVAVRRQKLADLRAAGFDPFRANCEQTHFSDDAKKCYVEGEDNAVRLSVAGRLVTFRIQGGSGFVKILDQQGQIQLYVKRDVLGVDAYAAFKKLDFGDFIGVTGTLFKTKAGEITVRVESYTLVSKALRPLPEKWHGLTNDEQVYRQRYLDLIVNAESRKRLMQRSRIISYVRRFLEDRKFIEVETPILQGVAGGAAARPFETHLNALNIDFVLRISLELYLKRMLVGGYDRVFELGRNFRNEGMDRKHNPEFTMLEVYQAYSDYRGMMTLVRDLFQGLCRDVIGSDTIKFTDKDGNTHDINFAGEWREVRYKDLITQFTGDANWFGRSKDEKIAYCKSIDLFVDPTWEDFEVTNEIFSKKIEHTLIQPTFVTHLPKELCPLAKINLEDPSVIDVFELTIGGMEVAPAYSEQNDPDVQRAMFEAQAGGEQQKVDNDFLLALEHGMPPAGGMGIGIDRLCILLSAADSIRDVILFPQLRPSAATATDSAPAA; via the coding sequence ATGAGCGACATCCCGACAGACATTTCCCACGACCAGGTTGCCGTGCGCCGGCAAAAACTCGCCGACTTGCGCGCGGCGGGTTTCGATCCGTTTCGCGCCAATTGCGAACAGACGCATTTTTCCGACGACGCCAAAAAATGCTACGTCGAGGGCGAGGACAACGCCGTGCGGCTTTCCGTCGCGGGCCGGCTCGTCACTTTTCGCATTCAGGGCGGCAGCGGGTTCGTCAAGATCCTCGACCAGCAGGGGCAAATTCAGCTTTATGTGAAGCGCGACGTGCTCGGCGTGGACGCCTACGCCGCGTTCAAGAAACTCGACTTCGGCGATTTCATCGGCGTCACGGGCACGCTCTTCAAGACGAAGGCCGGCGAGATCACCGTGCGCGTCGAGAGCTACACGCTCGTGTCGAAGGCGCTGCGCCCGTTGCCCGAAAAATGGCACGGCCTCACAAACGACGAGCAGGTTTACCGCCAGCGTTACCTCGATTTGATCGTCAACGCCGAGTCGCGCAAACGCCTCATGCAGCGCTCGCGCATCATCTCGTATGTCCGCCGTTTTCTTGAGGACCGCAAATTCATCGAGGTCGAGACGCCGATCCTGCAGGGCGTGGCGGGCGGCGCGGCGGCGCGTCCGTTCGAGACGCACCTCAACGCGCTCAACATCGACTTCGTGCTGCGCATCTCGCTGGAGCTTTATTTGAAGCGCATGCTCGTCGGCGGCTACGACCGCGTGTTCGAGCTCGGGCGCAACTTCCGCAACGAGGGCATGGACCGCAAGCACAACCCCGAGTTCACCATGCTCGAAGTCTACCAGGCCTACAGCGACTACCGCGGCATGATGACGCTCGTGCGCGATTTGTTCCAGGGGCTTTGCCGCGACGTGATCGGCTCGGACACGATCAAGTTCACCGACAAGGACGGCAACACGCACGACATCAACTTCGCCGGCGAGTGGCGCGAGGTGCGCTACAAGGACCTCATCACGCAATTCACCGGCGACGCGAACTGGTTCGGTCGCTCGAAGGACGAAAAAATCGCCTACTGCAAAAGCATCGACCTCTTCGTTGACCCGACGTGGGAGGACTTCGAAGTCACCAACGAAATTTTCTCCAAGAAAATCGAGCACACGCTCATCCAGCCGACCTTCGTCACGCACCTGCCGAAGGAGCTTTGCCCGCTCGCAAAAATAAACCTCGAGGACCCGAGCGTGATCGACGTGTTCGAGCTGACCATCGGCGGCATGGAAGTCGCGCCCGCTTACAGCGAGCAAAACGACCCCGACGTGCAGCGCGCGATGTTCGAGGCGCAGGCCGGCGGCGAGCAGCAAAAAGTGGACAACGATTTTCTCCTCGCGCTCGAGCACGGCATGCCGCCCGCCGGCGGCATGGGCATCGGCATCGACCGCCTCTGCATCCTGCTGTCCGCCGCCGACAGCATCCGCGATGTGATTCTTTTCCCACAGTTGCGCCCGAGCGCGGCAACGGCAACTGATTCGGCGCCCGCCGCCTAA
- a CDS encoding Gfo/Idh/MocA family protein: MLKFFKKDEKIRCGVVGTGSLGQHHARIYAGMKGVDFAGIYEANPERAKEISALHNCRAFSSLDELADACDAVSVVVPTDKHAQVALPLLAKGCHLLIEKPLCASLEEASQVLAAAQSNNCLVQVGHVEHFNPVMSFLEKEINRPGYITTERLGTYQTRGTEVGVVLDLMIHDIGIVLALVKSPILKIDAMGINILSKTEDIANARIEFENGCVANLSASRLSLKRNREIRVFQENAYLSLDFMNQKGHLVKKSDIIAYGLKMKVGLAKAGDVSSIPVIDIPIEKGEPLALELSSFVSSVREAKQPKVGAALGKTALEVAITITEQIRAKAEKMK, from the coding sequence ATGCTGAAATTCTTCAAAAAAGACGAAAAAATCCGCTGCGGTGTCGTTGGCACCGGCTCGCTCGGCCAGCACCATGCGCGCATTTACGCGGGCATGAAAGGGGTCGATTTTGCCGGCATCTACGAGGCCAACCCCGAGCGCGCGAAGGAAATCTCGGCGCTGCACAATTGCCGCGCGTTTTCATCGCTCGACGAACTCGCCGACGCGTGCGACGCGGTTTCGGTTGTCGTGCCGACCGACAAGCACGCGCAAGTCGCCCTCCCGCTCCTCGCCAAGGGCTGCCACCTGCTCATCGAAAAACCGCTTTGCGCCTCGCTCGAGGAAGCCTCTCAAGTGCTCGCCGCCGCGCAGTCCAACAACTGCCTCGTGCAAGTCGGCCATGTCGAGCACTTCAACCCCGTGATGAGTTTTCTCGAAAAGGAAATCAACCGCCCCGGCTACATCACGACCGAGCGCCTCGGCACCTACCAGACGCGCGGCACAGAGGTGGGCGTCGTGCTCGACCTCATGATTCACGACATCGGCATCGTGCTTGCGCTCGTGAAATCGCCCATCCTGAAAATCGACGCAATGGGCATCAACATCCTCTCCAAAACCGAGGACATTGCCAACGCGCGCATCGAATTTGAAAACGGCTGCGTGGCCAACCTCAGCGCCAGCCGCCTGAGCCTGAAGCGCAACCGCGAAATCCGCGTCTTCCAGGAAAACGCCTACCTCTCGCTCGACTTCATGAACCAGAAGGGTCACCTCGTGAAGAAAAGCGACATCATCGCCTACGGCCTGAAAATGAAAGTCGGCCTGGCGAAGGCGGGCGACGTCAGCTCGATTCCGGTGATCGACATTCCCATCGAAAAAGGCGAGCCGCTCGCGCTCGAATTAAGTTCGTTTGTGAGCAGCGTGCGCGAGGCGAAGCAACCCAAGGTCGGCGCCGCGCTCGGCAAAACCGCGCTCGAAGTCGCCATCACCATCACCGAACAAATCCGCGCCAAGGCGGAGAAGATGAAGTAA
- a CDS encoding AsmA-like C-terminal region-containing protein, producing the protein MFSNDGTNAAAVDGINAEVELKSSVLSIKSLSARVGNLAVICRGELVIPKARAKRRNSAEALSDAIASYLKTVRKLNAWTPWLDALDNPVLDITFTPDAEEIASARVELICGGLYPGDIRRADADASIFSASKIALGPLLARTTVDVGSLVSNPRARDFSVQLSTASADIENTMRARNARLRLTMPMADIFSPGSREAMASGVTPSVNLSLSCAADSLEARGVTAHSITARVTGRFPQTLRAGVTTRVLGEPVALETQVDFAEKKADARISTRATPLHIDAISREVNYDLGEILKPARPIEIDATARLDAGWRFAGARGTLDIGPINADNVAVDRARGTFAYDHAKSEIVFSPASASVGESFARGSFETNFKTLDFRFLLTGRLRPPAINGWFGKWWPRFWNDFTFNDPPPYGDVDVRGNWKNTNLVRVFVFADAASFTYEKVAFDHVLLTLFVRPDYYDALDLFARRGSGYARGTFTHQDTAPDDLALLTVFDFKGENIDPVAVAPAISPTLADSLSPVRFAKPPTRLRAAGRIDGPAAPRGEHTLIDVEVEGDGAFSYEHIPLTSLSASLRVRDDAFTIERLRTQFAGGHLNIKAQISGADNARRLGFDMNLNGASFGQAFQMVEEISARKRGVAAPPDEHYNQPASAQLDLRFSADGFLNNDLSFKGNGSAEVSGAELVNINIFGELSQALRDVKVLNFTSLNLTDGQFNFTLDGRRVFIPEAVLTGQKAHVKLSGEYTLDTRFANLTAKVYPLSESRGIIGKGLGFLLVPVTHLTELRLTGSLDAPKWRFSYGPTSLLRTLIGKSGDTESLEQEHAKKSKDADNQEKPPATPEPQPLSTETPAETSAPPAAKE; encoded by the coding sequence ATGTTCTCGAACGACGGCACCAACGCGGCCGCGGTCGACGGGATAAACGCGGAGGTGGAGCTCAAGTCGTCCGTGCTTTCCATCAAGAGCCTGTCGGCGCGCGTCGGCAACCTGGCTGTGATTTGCCGCGGCGAGCTGGTGATTCCAAAAGCGCGCGCCAAAAGGCGCAACAGCGCGGAAGCGCTCTCGGATGCAATCGCCTCCTATCTCAAAACCGTGCGCAAACTCAACGCATGGACACCGTGGCTCGACGCGCTCGACAACCCGGTGCTCGACATAACATTCACCCCCGACGCGGAGGAAATTGCCTCCGCCCGCGTCGAGCTCATATGCGGAGGCCTGTATCCAGGGGACATCAGGCGGGCGGACGCGGACGCCTCGATTTTTTCCGCCTCAAAAATCGCGCTCGGCCCGCTGCTCGCGCGCACAACCGTGGACGTGGGAAGCCTGGTTTCGAATCCGCGGGCGCGCGATTTCAGCGTTCAACTTTCAACCGCAAGCGCGGACATCGAAAACACCATGCGCGCGCGCAACGCGCGCCTGCGGCTCACCATGCCGATGGCGGATATTTTTTCCCCCGGCAGCCGGGAAGCCATGGCATCGGGCGTCACGCCTTCCGTAAACCTGTCGCTGTCCTGCGCGGCGGATTCGCTCGAGGCTCGCGGCGTCACCGCGCACTCAATCACGGCGCGCGTGACCGGGCGTTTTCCGCAAACGCTGCGGGCAGGCGTCACGACACGGGTGCTGGGGGAGCCGGTCGCGCTTGAAACGCAGGTTGATTTTGCGGAGAAAAAAGCGGACGCGCGCATCAGCACCCGCGCGACGCCGCTGCATATCGACGCGATCTCCCGCGAGGTGAATTACGACCTTGGCGAAATCCTGAAACCCGCGCGCCCGATTGAAATCGACGCCACGGCGCGGCTTGACGCGGGATGGCGTTTCGCGGGCGCGCGCGGCACGCTCGACATCGGGCCGATCAACGCCGACAACGTGGCGGTGGACCGCGCGCGCGGCACGTTTGCGTATGATCACGCAAAAAGTGAGATCGTCTTTTCGCCGGCGTCGGCATCAGTCGGGGAGAGTTTTGCGCGCGGCAGCTTTGAAACGAATTTCAAGACGCTCGACTTCCGCTTTCTGCTGACCGGCAGGCTGCGCCCGCCCGCGATCAACGGCTGGTTTGGAAAATGGTGGCCGCGGTTCTGGAACGATTTCACCTTCAACGACCCGCCGCCCTACGGCGATGTGGATGTGCGCGGAAACTGGAAAAACACAAACTTAGTGCGCGTGTTTGTCTTCGCGGACGCCGCCAGCTTCACTTACGAAAAAGTCGCGTTCGACCACGTGCTGCTCACACTTTTCGTGAGACCCGATTATTACGACGCGCTCGATCTTTTCGCGAGGCGCGGCAGCGGTTACGCGCGCGGCACGTTCACCCATCAGGACACCGCGCCGGACGACCTTGCGCTGCTGACCGTATTCGACTTCAAGGGTGAAAACATCGACCCCGTCGCCGTGGCGCCGGCAATTTCGCCCACACTGGCGGACAGCCTTTCGCCGGTGCGCTTCGCCAAACCGCCGACACGACTGCGCGCGGCCGGACGCATCGACGGCCCGGCCGCGCCGCGCGGCGAGCACACGCTGATCGACGTGGAAGTGGAGGGCGACGGCGCGTTCAGCTACGAGCACATCCCGCTGACAAGTCTCTCCGCAAGTCTGCGCGTTCGCGACGACGCCTTTACCATCGAACGGCTGCGCACGCAATTCGCCGGCGGGCACCTCAACATCAAGGCGCAGATCTCCGGCGCGGACAACGCGCGGCGGCTCGGCTTCGACATGAATCTCAACGGCGCGAGTTTTGGACAGGCGTTCCAAATGGTTGAGGAAATATCAGCCCGCAAACGCGGCGTGGCCGCGCCGCCGGACGAACACTACAACCAGCCCGCGAGCGCCCAGTTGGACCTTCGTTTTTCCGCCGACGGCTTTTTGAACAACGACCTCAGTTTCAAGGGTAACGGAAGCGCGGAGGTTTCCGGCGCCGAGCTCGTTAACATCAACATTTTCGGCGAGCTCTCGCAGGCGTTGCGCGATGTCAAGGTGCTCAATTTCACGTCGCTAAACCTCACGGACGGCCAGTTCAATTTCACCCTCGACGGACGACGCGTCTTCATTCCCGAGGCCGTGCTCACGGGACAAAAGGCGCATGTGAAACTGAGTGGCGAATACACGCTCGACACCCGCTTCGCCAACCTCACCGCCAAGGTTTATCCGCTTTCCGAGAGCAGGGGCATCATCGGCAAGGGGCTCGGTTTTCTGCTCGTGCCGGTCACGCACCTGACCGAGCTGCGGCTGACCGGCTCGCTCGACGCGCCAAAGTGGCGTTTCAGCTACGGCCCGACAAGCCTCCTGCGCACGCTCATCGGCAAGAGCGGCGACACCGAATCGCTCGAGCAGGAGCACGCAAAAAAATCAAAGGATGCCGACAATCAAGAAAAGCCGCCCGCCACGCCCGAGCCCCAACCTTTGTCAACGGAAACGCCCGCCGAAACATCCGCGCCTCCGGCAGCCAAGGAATAA
- a CDS encoding RNA recognition motif domain-containing protein, which produces MTTTKLYVGNLPFATMAHEVQDLFSQVGAVSAVDLICDKITGRSRGFAFVNMSSPEDARTAIERFNGHELGGRALSVSEARPKEVRQRIFAGGGSERSWQR; this is translated from the coding sequence ATGACCACCACAAAACTCTATGTAGGAAATCTTCCGTTCGCCACCATGGCGCACGAAGTGCAAGACCTGTTTTCACAGGTCGGCGCAGTATCGGCTGTCGATCTGATATGCGACAAGATCACCGGACGCTCGCGCGGATTCGCGTTTGTCAACATGTCCTCGCCCGAGGACGCGCGCACCGCGATCGAGCGTTTTAACGGCCACGAATTGGGCGGGCGGGCGCTCTCCGTCAGCGAGGCGCGCCCGAAGGAGGTGCGCCAGCGCATTTTTGCCGGCGGCGGCAGCGAGCGATCCTGGCAGCGCTAA
- a CDS encoding ABC transporter ATP-binding protein, producing the protein MSAPVLSARALRKTYRSGNRELEVFHDVDFHINAGESVSIRGESGSGKSTLLNLLAALDNADAGTLSWDGFPKIDNAARGRFLGIIFQAFYLIPELNALENILMARRIAGNADNAARSRAAELLARVGLKDRGHHLPSQLSGGERQRVAVARALMNSPRLVLADEPTGNLDEKTADSVMDLLLGICAETNTALVLVTHNPLYAQRTAREYFLHEGTLRSVR; encoded by the coding sequence ATGAGCGCTCCCGTTTTAAGCGCCCGCGCCTTGCGCAAAACCTACAGGAGCGGCAATCGCGAGCTGGAGGTTTTTCACGATGTCGATTTCCATATCAACGCCGGCGAGAGCGTGAGCATTCGCGGCGAATCAGGCTCGGGGAAATCCACACTGCTCAACCTCCTCGCCGCGCTCGACAACGCCGATGCCGGCACGCTCTCGTGGGATGGTTTTCCAAAAATTGACAACGCCGCGCGCGGCCGGTTTCTCGGTATCATCTTCCAGGCGTTTTACCTGATTCCCGAGCTCAACGCGCTTGAAAACATCCTCATGGCCCGGCGAATCGCGGGCAATGCTGACAACGCCGCGCGTTCACGCGCCGCCGAACTGCTCGCGCGCGTGGGATTGAAGGATCGCGGGCACCATTTGCCCTCGCAACTCTCCGGCGGCGAGCGCCAGCGTGTCGCCGTCGCCCGCGCGCTCATGAACTCGCCGCGCCTCGTCCTTGCCGACGAGCCGACCGGCAACCTCGACGAAAAAACCGCCGACAGCGTCATGGACCTCCTGCTCGGCATCTGCGCCGAGACAAACACCGCGCTCGTGCTCGTCACACACAACCCGCTTTACGCGCAACGCACCGCGCGCGAATACTTTTTGCACGAAGGAACCTTGCGCTCCGTGCGCTAA
- the prmC gene encoding peptide chain release factor N(5)-glutamine methyltransferase produces MLSVLEIIKKTTDFFATKGIESARLDAELLIGHSLGLKRMQLYLQFERLLTEAELEKMRALVRRRAAREPLQYITGEVEWGGVKLKVDRRALIPRPETELLFEIALEVAGAARPETAATAENILDLGTGTGALALALAKARPDARVLAADASDDALALARENAAALSLDARVSFLKSDWFGAVPAGEKFDLIVSNPPYLTREEIAETEPEVRQFEPHSALVAADDGCADLLKIISGAPAFLKPGGVLALETGIAQHAALLAACADAGFARSESRQDLTKRDRFVIAWRG; encoded by the coding sequence ATGCTCTCAGTTCTCGAAATCATCAAAAAGACGACCGATTTTTTTGCCACCAAGGGAATCGAGTCCGCGCGCCTCGACGCGGAATTGTTGATCGGGCACTCGCTTGGATTGAAGCGCATGCAGCTTTATTTGCAATTTGAGCGGCTGCTGACCGAGGCGGAGCTGGAAAAAATGCGCGCGCTTGTGCGGCGGCGCGCGGCGCGCGAGCCATTGCAATACATCACGGGCGAAGTGGAGTGGGGCGGCGTCAAGCTCAAGGTGGACAGGCGCGCGCTGATCCCGCGTCCCGAGACGGAATTGCTGTTCGAGATCGCGCTCGAGGTTGCGGGTGCTGCGCGCCCAGAAACCGCGGCGACGGCGGAAAACATCCTCGACTTGGGAACGGGAACGGGCGCGCTCGCGCTCGCGCTGGCAAAGGCGCGCCCCGATGCGCGCGTGCTTGCCGCGGATGCGAGTGATGACGCGCTTGCGCTCGCCCGTGAAAACGCCGCCGCGCTCAGTCTGGACGCGCGTGTTTCATTTTTAAAATCGGACTGGTTTGGCGCGGTTCCCGCCGGCGAGAAGTTTGATTTGATTGTTTCCAATCCGCCTTATTTGACGCGGGAGGAAATCGCCGAAACGGAGCCCGAGGTGAGGCAGTTCGAGCCGCACTCCGCGCTCGTGGCGGCGGACGACGGATGCGCGGATTTGCTGAAAATCATTTCGGGCGCGCCGGCGTTTCTCAAGCCCGGCGGCGTGCTTGCGCTCGAAACGGGAATCGCCCAGCACGCCGCGCTTCTCGCCGCGTGCGCGGATGCGGGTTTTGCGCGAAGCGAATCGCGCCAGGACTTGACGAAACGCGACCGGTTTGTGATCGCGTGGCGGGGGTAG
- a CDS encoding PocR ligand-binding domain-containing protein yields MDAADNPKRSRMLVTQFKQSQIYRDFAQAFRDATGLPLSLRPVESFDLHHANDPRQNPFCALMAKSNHSCSACLQLQREVEQQAQREPATLKCFAGLYDSAVPIRVGENVLAFLQTGQVFFQKPLPGQFDRVARQLAKWGVEIDIKPVAAAYHQSRVVPKKQYDAILRLLAVFAQHLAAISNRLMVQEEHAESPVITRARNFIHEHQDDDLTLAQVAHSVNTSAFYFCKMFKKSTGMTFTDYLARVRVEKVKNLLLNPHKRVSEAAFEAGFQSLSQFNRVFRKLEGCSPTNYRNQLHPMIPAR; encoded by the coding sequence ATGGACGCCGCTGACAATCCCAAGCGCAGCCGGATGCTTGTGACGCAGTTCAAGCAGTCGCAAATCTATCGGGACTTCGCGCAAGCGTTTCGCGACGCGACAGGGCTGCCGTTGAGCCTGCGGCCGGTCGAGTCGTTTGACTTGCACCACGCAAACGATCCGAGGCAAAACCCGTTTTGCGCGCTCATGGCCAAGTCGAACCACTCATGCTCGGCGTGCCTGCAACTGCAGCGCGAGGTCGAGCAGCAGGCGCAGCGCGAACCGGCCACATTAAAATGTTTCGCCGGACTTTATGACTCGGCGGTGCCGATCCGCGTGGGTGAAAACGTGCTGGCTTTTTTGCAAACCGGGCAGGTGTTTTTCCAAAAACCGCTGCCGGGGCAATTCGACCGGGTCGCGCGGCAACTCGCAAAATGGGGAGTTGAAATCGACATAAAACCCGTCGCCGCCGCCTATCATCAAAGCCGCGTGGTCCCAAAAAAACAATACGACGCAATCCTGAGGCTGCTCGCGGTTTTTGCGCAGCATCTCGCCGCGATCAGCAACCGGCTCATGGTGCAGGAGGAGCACGCCGAGTCACCCGTCATCACAAGGGCGCGCAACTTCATCCATGAGCACCAGGACGACGACCTCACGCTCGCGCAAGTGGCCCATTCGGTGAACACAAGCGCGTTTTATTTTTGCAAGATGTTCAAGAAGTCCACGGGCATGACGTTCACCGACTACCTGGCGCGCGTGCGCGTGGAAAAGGTGAAAAACCTGCTGCTCAACCCGCACAAGCGCGTGAGCGAGGCGGCGTTCGAGGCGGGGTTCCAGTCGCTTTCGCAATTCAACCGCGTGTTTCGCAAACTCGAGGGCTGCTCGCCCACAAACTATCGCAACCAGCTGCATCCGATGATTCCGGCGCGTTGA
- a CDS encoding PD40 domain-containing protein: MKHNFALSLLILATAATSAFAQKPGGQPVTVYDLDSLQKNTVPIVIAGDTQLAAYAHKAFESHGRYSRVTSGGDFTLTFSPVSATQVRVDIAKKGSPTITTVTAGGADARDALYRAADAAVKNTSGTSGYFTSRLAFVSNNTGKDEIYVSDLFLNEARAVTNQRASILMPRWSPDGSRILYTSLFRSNSPDLFQLDLRSGRWTTYADYKGTNMGARYSPDGSRVVFVIGHTNDTHGLYIGTPDGRAKPRSILNSPDAKSSPCFSPDGQRIVFAMAYGSSPQLYIMPAGGGTPERIKTGASYSAEPDWSQANPNLIVFTARRNGAFCIGVYDLSTKKTRFITPKTSTGAVIRGDFLEPSWLPDGRHVVCTSRPSGDQRYLYILDTVESPDGEEKAHNRATKISALRAEHASVLPQP; encoded by the coding sequence ATGAAACATAACTTCGCACTTTCCCTTCTCATCCTCGCAACCGCCGCGACATCCGCCTTCGCGCAAAAACCCGGCGGCCAGCCCGTCACTGTTTACGATCTCGACTCGCTCCAAAAAAACACAGTGCCCATCGTGATCGCGGGCGACACGCAACTCGCCGCCTACGCGCACAAGGCCTTCGAGTCGCACGGCCGCTACTCGCGCGTCACCAGCGGCGGCGATTTCACGCTCACTTTCTCGCCCGTCTCGGCCACGCAGGTTCGCGTCGATATTGCCAAAAAAGGCTCGCCCACCATCACCACTGTCACCGCCGGTGGCGCGGATGCGCGTGACGCCCTCTACCGCGCCGCCGACGCCGCCGTGAAAAACACCAGCGGCACCAGCGGCTACTTCACCTCCCGGCTCGCCTTCGTCAGCAACAACACCGGCAAGGACGAAATCTACGTCAGCGACCTTTTTCTCAACGAAGCGCGCGCCGTCACCAACCAGCGCGCCAGCATCCTCATGCCTCGCTGGTCGCCCGACGGCTCCCGCATTCTCTACACGAGCCTTTTCAGGAGCAACTCGCCCGATCTCTTCCAACTCGATTTGCGCTCCGGCCGCTGGACCACCTACGCCGATTACAAGGGCACCAACATGGGCGCCCGTTACAGCCCCGACGGCTCGCGCGTTGTCTTCGTGATCGGCCACACCAACGACACTCACGGCCTCTACATCGGCACGCCGGACGGCCGCGCCAAACCCAGGTCCATCCTGAATTCGCCCGACGCCAAATCCTCGCCCTGCTTCTCGCCCGACGGCCAGCGCATCGTGTTTGCGATGGCCTACGGTTCCAGCCCGCAGCTCTACATTATGCCCGCCGGCGGTGGCACGCCCGAGCGCATCAAGACCGGCGCGAGCTACAGCGCCGAGCCCGATTGGAGCCAGGCAAACCCGAACCTTATCGTGTTCACCGCCAGGCGGAACGGCGCCTTCTGCATCGGCGTGTATGATCTTTCGACAAAAAAGACGCGCTTCATCACGCCGAAAACATCCACCGGCGCGGTGATCAGGGGCGATTTCCTCGAACCCTCGTGGCTGCCCGACGGGCGTCACGTCGTCTGCACCTCGCGCCCCTCGGGCGACCAGCGCTACCTCTACATCCTCGACACCGTGGAAAGCCCAGATGGCGAGGAAAAGGCGCACAACCGCGCCACAAAAATCAGCGCCCTGCGCGCCGAGCACGCCAGCGTGCTGCCGCAGCCGTAA
- a CDS encoding ABC transporter permease, translated as MPWYLYLAFKQLFPSGRWMTFFTCISTLGVFLGVWMLIIIIGVMSGFGFKYGRMIIDTGGEIQVRGAFIENPERIQEIINKVPGVVASTPTAEGIVMIEHQGRPGYPGIVGVAPESVEKVIPISKYLREGSMADLDDDAVVLSAGLAASISARVGSKVTVVSPLTLERLSQDAYMMPTELTVAGVYEFGHQQLDKSVAIVTLRRMQDLYGLGEGAYGVNVRIAPDADVDAIAGEINASLPPGSRMRARTWMQSGEAFLFALKIERLMIILIVSMVVFVVAFLVTAMLLVAVAHKTREIGLYGALGASPWQSAMCFCFQGVIVGVIGTALGVSIGLLTLANIDPIARLIARLTGNWDLLVEIYEFTKVPAHITGADIAIICAFAIGMSTLAGLVAAWRAAKLKPVEAMRSE; from the coding sequence ATGCCCTGGTATCTCTACCTCGCCTTCAAGCAGCTTTTCCCGTCGGGGAGGTGGATGACGTTTTTCACGTGCATCTCGACACTGGGCGTGTTTCTCGGTGTGTGGATGCTCATTATCATCATCGGCGTGATGAGCGGTTTCGGCTTCAAATACGGCCGGATGATCATTGACACGGGCGGCGAAATTCAGGTGCGCGGCGCGTTCATCGAGAATCCGGAGCGGATTCAGGAAATCATCAACAAAGTGCCCGGCGTTGTCGCGAGCACGCCGACCGCCGAGGGCATCGTGATGATCGAGCACCAGGGCAGGCCGGGTTATCCGGGCATCGTCGGCGTGGCCCCGGAAAGTGTTGAGAAAGTGATTCCCATTTCAAAATACCTGCGCGAAGGCTCCATGGCGGATCTCGACGACGACGCGGTGGTTTTGAGCGCGGGGCTTGCCGCCTCGATCAGCGCGCGCGTCGGCTCGAAAGTCACCGTGGTAAGCCCGCTCACGCTCGAACGCCTGAGCCAGGACGCCTACATGATGCCAACCGAGCTGACGGTCGCGGGCGTTTACGAATTCGGGCACCAGCAACTCGACAAGTCGGTCGCCATCGTGACGCTCCGCCGCATGCAGGATCTCTACGGGCTCGGCGAGGGCGCATACGGCGTCAACGTGCGCATCGCGCCCGATGCCGATGTCGATGCTATCGCGGGTGAAATCAACGCCTCCTTGCCGCCGGGCAGCCGGATGCGCGCGCGCACATGGATGCAGTCGGGCGAGGCGTTTCTCTTCGCGCTCAAGATCGAGCGCCTCATGATCATCCTGATCGTGTCGATGGTGGTTTTTGTCGTGGCGTTCCTGGTGACGGCGATGCTGCTTGTCGCCGTGGCGCACAAGACGCGCGAAATCGGGCTCTACGGCGCGCTCGGCGCGTCGCCGTGGCAGTCGGCCATGTGCTTTTGTTTTCAGGGCGTGATTGTCGGCGTGATCGGCACCGCGCTCGGAGTGTCGATCGGCCTGCTCACGCTTGCCAACATCGACCCGATCGCGCGGCTCATCGCGCGGCTTACCGGCAACTGGGATTTGCTCGTGGAGATTTATGAATTCACCAAGGTGCCCGCGCACATCACCGGCGCGGACATTGCGATCATCTGCGCCTTCGCCATCGGCATGTCCACGCTCGCCGGCCTTGTCGCCGCGTGGCGCGCCGCAAAACTCAAACCCGTGGAGGCGATGCGCAGTGAGTAA